Part of the Coturnix japonica isolate 7356 chromosome 20, Coturnix japonica 2.1, whole genome shotgun sequence genome is shown below.
GGAATGCAAAGTGgggtttttctgctttgctgccaggctgctgcttgTTCAGCAAGCAGTAAGGGCTGCTCCTGCAAATCCTTTTCGTTGGGGAGGATGTAACCATGTAGAGCACCCAccctctgcaaagcagccccatgcacagctgctccccagcagtgATACCTGAGATATGCACAGAGGGAGCAGAGcgcagctgcagctcctgaaggAGTTAACAAATCTGcctctgggaaaggaaaaaaaacaagaagaaagcagacaTATTTACAGTCTAGCTCCTCATAAAAAAACACATCTTGTAAAAATAGCCTTGGTGACTTGTCAGTGTTAGATAATGTCTTTATCAGGGCTGGAGTTGTGGATGGTGGAAGGTGCTGTGGTTCCAAAGGGGACTGGGCATCAGAAGGGTGATTTCAGCTGGAAACTCACCTGAACCAGAGGACCTTGAGCTGATCTGTGGCACAGGAGAAGATAACTCATCCCCTTTGTGGCATAAAACCTCACCAGAGAGGAAAGCTTTGGGCAGAACAGCCTGGGCAGGGGAAGGTGAAGGGGGCATGGCCCCACTGAGTGAAGCATCCCTACAGAATAGAGCATTCTTAAAGCCAGGAGCATggcagggcacagctcagctcacccCTCCTGGGTCCATCCAGCAGTCAGaccagccaccagcagcagggacagcactCAGGGCGTTAATGAATTCCACAGTACTGAATAAAGGAGCTTACTTTATAGCTTTGCCATAAGAACTCACCCCTGGGTACTTATAATTAACTGGACTAGAGGAGCAATAAAGATTTCTtggtgttgtttcttttcctcagcaattttctttcttttttttttttattttctggaaaaaaaaatgaataaagtaaaataaaataaaatcaccacTGTTAATAAAGAAACCTCTGCTGATATTCCCCTGTCTAGGTAGGAATATCGATCTCCATGCAGAGAGAAGACGGTTTCTTTATTGCACACGTAGCACGGGATGATCAATCTTTTCTGGCTATGGAAGATTGCTTaggctttgttttcagagcactCCTGTAAttcactgctctgcaggaccATGCCCAGCCTCGCAGCCCTGTGGGATGGCAACCAGAGACTGCGGGAGCTCACACTCCTCTCCATCACCCATTTTCTCACATCTTCTTCATGCAGGCTGCCTCCAGACAAAGTCGGCACAACAGAAGTCCCATTGACCTCAGCTAAATGGGACTAGATGCACACAGCAAAGGTTTCAGATGGAAACACAAGCCCACTTGTGAGCATCCCATCCAACAGCTGCTGATCCATGCAGCTACGTCTTTCATATTCCACATCATTCCAAGCATaggggttttattttcctttattgaaGCACACAAGTAGCCACCAAGGAAACTGTCACTTACACTGCAGTAATTGTAAAATCATATCAACACAACCATTTTAGAGGAGAATTAAAGAGcctgcacttcagctgggcAGCTGAGAACAAGCCTTTAACTCCATAGGCACGGTACAATAAAGCTTTTGCTTCCaggttttgttgctcttcttaTAACTCCACCGAGCATTAACAGAATGCCTATACACATTCACTGCAAGGGCCACAGAATTACCCAAAAGCTCAGTAAACACACATTTATTGGTTACTCGATTATGTGAGATTGTTGCAGCATAGTCATTATAACAAAATCCTTATAAAAAGTGCCAAACACTTTCAAAGGAcataaatctgtttaaaaacacaacCAGGAGCTACAAAGGGAGTGTGGCTCTGCTGAGACAGCCTCCAAAgacctctctgctctgcctcatGGCACTGCAAGGACAGCCCAGCAGCCACATCCCCACTCATACCCAacaccccacatcaccccacatTGCATGGCTCAGAAGACCTCACACTGCCCATGACCAACACCATCATTGCAACCGTGAGTACAGCAGCCCATCAAGCTTGCTTTGTCACTGTCTCCAAGGCATGCCTGGGGCTGTATGAGATTTCCTGGTGAGTGCCTGGGGATAAACATCCATCACAAAGTGCTTACAGTGCCCAGacctcctcctctcctgcagcTACTCAGGGGAAGTGCTACTTGTAAAGTTCTCCCTTATATCCACCTCCAGACTCCCAGTATAAACTATGAGAATGGTCCCAGCTTGCAGAGTTTACAAGAGACCCGGGGCCTACAGATGGGACACTGGGACTGCATCTATATTTTAAGCCCAACCATAAGGGAAACACTCTACATAGAAATATAACattggattctttttttcttcttcctttttttaaacagcatatATAAAGAACATGACAGCATTAAAATAGTGATAAAGtgatacattaaaaatacagcatctcATAGACCAGAGCACAAGGACTATATTCATGTGAAGTCTGTACAGTTCAGCTGCCATTGCAGCTGGCCATCTCCAAGCAAGGGCCACTACTTTCCTTCCCAAATTTCCCTGTGGCCACAGTGCTTCAGGAAGAACACAGGCCCGCTGTCCCCGCAGAGGGCACTCAGTGGTTGGACTCTCCACTCCATTACtaaatggagaagaaagaagaaggggggtaggagaaaaaggaaaacgaATCAAGGTTGGTAGAAGTTGTGGCATCTCAGCAACATTTCCCAGAGCTCTCAGCATCGCTGATGTCGCTTcgacaaaataaataaaccatcTTTTGCACAGTCTGTACATGTGGAGCAGATAGGGAGGCTGTAGGCTGCCCTTCCTACCAGAAACATCCGTGTCTtctgggaggagctgctgggctgtctCTAAAATGGCTTCCCCCTGTACATACGTACATGTGTTCATAGGCCACTCCATCcacttcatttcttcccttcacTGAGGAAGATTACCAAGGCATGCTTGGCAAGGCAGACATCTTATACAATATAGCTGTATCATAGCAATATAGAGACGTGTATGTATATACAGACATTCTGTCCAATATTACAATGGGAAGAtaatgctaaaaacaaaaaacaatagcAGCATGTAAACAAGGATCTGTGTTCATTTCATccatcttttcctcctcctcctctcccctctcagGTAGAGgattttctgcagagctctccagctcccagcagcttgAATTTCCCTTTCcgccagctctgctccctccccgCATCCTTCCCCTCGTGATGACTCATCCTGGGGATGATCTTGGGTTTTGTCTGACGGCTGTTGCCCACTTCGGCTTCAGAAAAGTCTTATTTCAGAGCGGCGCCACAGGAATAAACCCATGTACACAGAGAGGTACAAGAGCAGAGGATCTGAAACGActcagggaggaaaaagaaatggaatagtCTGCGTTTTGTCtgtctcccagcagcagaagcGTAAGATGCAGGAGCAATGCCTGTTTCAAACCCTTAATTCCCCAATTCTCTATAGCCTTGCAAGCTGCCAGGGTTTCCACAGGAATCAAAAGGCCGATTTCAAACGTGCCTCCACAGGGCAGGGCACGTCAGAACTAAAAATGCATTGAATCGGCTCTTTTGCATGCTCTTGCAGTGTCCGGTTTTCCCAACTCCCAAAATTGCTTCCTTGGTTTCTCAGTTTTGAGGTCCTGCTAAAGGGCCGTTATCTGAGTTAACTCTGATGTGGGAGTGGTCGGACTCTGCTGGGCGACAGCCACCATGGGGATTTCCATGCCTAGTCAGGCCGGATTGTTAGTCCCCTCCGAGTTCTTGCAGGCATAAGCCACATCCTTGGCGATGCTGCACATCCTGTTGGACATCTGGAGCTCCGTCCTGAAGGCGGTAGGGAAGCAGAACTTCTTGAAGCAAGCCTTGAAGTTCTCATCTAGGAAGGCATATAGCACAGGGTTCAGGCTGCTGTTGGCATaccccagggctgtgcagaaGCAGGAGATAGCCAGCTCGAGCTCGCTTTCAGCCTTGGCACCCAAGCACTGGACCAGCACGAAGATCTGGATGGGAGTCCAGCAGATGATGAAGactgccaccaccaccagcaccatgCGGGTGATGCGCCGCAGGTTGCGGTCCTTCTCCTTGGAGCCTGAGAGCAGACGGACGCTCTTCAGGCGTATGATCATAAGACTGTAGCAAATGGTGATGATCAGCACGGGGATCataaaggagaagagaaaaacgCAGATGCCAAACACTGGATCCCAGTAATCCACAGGTGAAGGGAGCTTAATTAGACAATCAatttctgcaaggaaagaataaaaaggagaggaaggtcAGAAAACTCATATCAGGAACAGAAGCATTTTCACATTCCACTTTGTTAAGGCATGtttaatactgaaaaacaatagGAGTGATGCAAAGAAGCAATGACAAAGAGGAATGAGTTTAAATGGCTTTATAGCAGGGAAATTAGCCCATTGATGAAACCAGTTCCCCCTCTATGGCTCCCCAAGACCATAGAGCTCTCCTGGCCATTGGCATAAAAAACCCCAGCCCTCGGTGTGTTTTGACTGACCATTGTTCTCATTCTCTGCAGATCCCATCACCATCGCTGGGATGCCAAAGACAGAAGCGAGCGCCCAGATGCAGACGTTCACCACTTTGGCCTTGTGAGGAGTGCGGATGTCCAGAGCTTTGATAGGATGGCAGATAGCGATGTAACGGTCCACGCTCATCATCGTCAGGGTGAAGGTGCTTGTGAACATGTTGTAGTAGTCTATGGAGATAACGATCTTGCAAAGGACATTGCCAAAAGGCCAGAAGCCAAGGAACGTGTCTGTACCCTGGAAGGGTAAGGTCATCAGACACAAGGTATCAGCCAGAGCCAGGTTGAAGATGTAGATGTTGGTTGCTGTCTTCATCTTGGTgaatctgaaatgtgaaaatgagcAATGGTTAGAGCTCCACCTGACCCAAATGGGTAAGGCATTGAAGTATGCCAAAGAGGGCATTCATGTTATGGAGATGCTTCTCCTTACCAAAGAGCTATGTTCAATactgccattttattttctacctgGCTTCTGCACTGATGGAAATGGTGCTTTCACAATCAGTCTCACAGGCAGAAAAAGCTTGTCCTCCTTGACCACAAGCAAGGACAACAAACACTTGAGGCTGTCAGGTCAGATTGTGCTTTATGAAAAATGACTTCAGTGAGGCTCATCTAGGATTTCATCACATATGCCTTCATTATTATAAATACTGGTGAGAGTTTTACCCAGTAAGCTGATTTGAAAGGCATCATATGGTCCAGGAGTAAGATGATTAGCCATTCTGCATGGGCTCATAGCCAAAGGCTACAGTTAATGTGAGCTGTCAAAGCAGAACGGGTGAGATTTGCAGAGCTGGTTAGCAGCAGACTACAAGATATCAAAaaacctgaaaggaaaaaaaaaaagtgacactTTGGGAATAAAGTCATGAGCCAACTCCAAATGATTTGTGTCACTCCTGTCACTTTTATCACAGGAACAGACTGCCCCGAGAGATTCACCTTGCTCCAGTGTTAGTCGTCTCCCCTTTGCGCATGGGAAGTGATGCGAGGAAAGATGTGATCACCTGCCCAAGGATACACAGAGTGTGCAGGAATGGAAGCTCAGCTGTGACTCCAAGGGCACCTGCCCTTTCAGCTCCAGGATGCTCCTCTCATGGACATTAGAGCTAACAAGCTGATATCATTTTAAACCTTCATTTCATCAATCTTTCAACATACTAATGGCCTTCAGAGAAGCGTTGCCAGAAATGGCAGACAACAATATGTATTAACAGAGGACAAGTTCATTTGGGGGCAACACCAAAACCCATAAACCACCAAACAACCTGCACTTCGATATACATTCTAGAATATTATGAGGTCCGATTTAACCTgacatgctctttttttttggtccaaTTGAGTCAGAAGAGCAAACCCAGAGCTGTGCACCTCAATTGACACCATACTCCTCCTAGATAATGCGGGCTTTGACTCCTGGCAGGTGATTTGGGTGCTCGGAGGAACACTGTCACTGCTACACTCTGAACTCCACCTGGACACAGGGTGACTTAGTGAATTCGCACCCAGAGAACCCACAGATGGGAATCTGAAGTCCATTTTTATCCTGCCAGAGCTCGTGTTAGAAGCCAGGtgtttggaaatgctttctgcCAGACTGTAGCTtcagaaagcaagaacaaaggAGCCTATGTTTGCCCTTGAAAGCCAAGGGGAGCTTTTGGAGCAGGTGAGTGTTGACGGAAGCATTTGATGTTCCCACGTAAACCTCAGTCAGGCGGCTCCTGGcccagaaagcacagcagcagagcaaggcagcaggTTCTTAGAAAGATCAGAACTTATACAACCAAAagcagtaaaggaaaaataccAGCATCCTTCCTATTATGAAGAGACAAGCAAGTAAGGCAGAATACAAATCCAGCACAACCTGGAAGCTGCCAGGCTTTAGTGCTTCAGGGTTTCCCTTGCAATTCTTCCTTAGGAAGAAAGAAGATTCTGTGCTGCATAGCGTCATTGTTCTGTACCAGCACACAACAACACATGCAGATAAGTATTGTCAGCTCATGCTTCAGGAAATTAAGTCACCTAAGACTGCCTTAGCAGATACCTCCTGGGAACATTACTGTCTCTGTGTCTCTCAGTCTAGGCCAAGCTCGTTCCCCCCACCCATGCAGGAGGATTGCACTCGGAGGCAATTCATCAGCACACCTCCATCTCACTCTTCCATCACTAACACTATGACTTGAGGGAATAACAGCTGCATTTTTGAACAAAGATGGCCCACTTAACCActaggttaaaaaaatatatatgcacatatttcTGAGCAACAGGAGAAACAAGCAGCCATCCACCAATCCACCCGCATCCTCCTGCCAACCTTCACGTGGATTCTGAGGCTGATTTTGTGCACTTCAAAAGGTGGGGAAATTAATTTGCACCTAATTAATTACTTCTAGCTCCACTTTCTCCACATGCTGAGAGCCAACAGCCATTATCCCAACAAACCCATGTACCCAAACATTTCCAGAATGTTCAgtacaaacaaaaatcaattaatCACTTCTCCGCGGattaacctttcttttcttttcctctgggaaCTGAGAATGTTCTCTTTCTTAATctgaacaacaacagcaaaaagaagacaaattaaACTCTTAGGCTCAAGGATGCATAGAAGTTAcgccccccagcccccccgTGGCACAGCTCTGGCACTGACAAGGTCTGCACGCAGGACACAAGCTCCTGCTGAGCCACTTTCTTGCACTCGGTCACAGAGGTAATTTCCTAATGGAGCATCTCCCACAGGGtgctccagctgctctcagctctccatCCCACTCCACCTTTACCATCAATGTAATCCTGCTCTGTTCTTATGCTCCCCCAGCTCCTGAAGCCTAAGAAGAataaagacccatagagcagctcagcacttgTTGTCCCCCTCCTTTCTGCTAAGTGGACCTCCAGCAGCGTTACATGGGGGAAATCCTTCAGGAAAGAGAACCTGCATTTTGGCGGAGGAGGGGAAGCAGGTAGATTTTCCACATGCTGGCTCTGAGGTGCTGTTTCTCAGAAGGATGGATTCTGCTTCTGGCTGAGCCTCAGGGCAAGCTGCAGTGCTATTGTTTCAGCACTGTTCGTCCTGTCCATCCAGCTGCTGTACAGCACGCAGACGCCCCAGGGGTAAGGAGTAGCAAAATCAGATCCTGGAACAGAGCTGCAGGTACCAGGGCAGAAGGAACAGAGCAAAGCCTTCACACCCCGGGGAGCTGTGAGCATCACCTCCAGAAGCCCTCTGCCTCTTTGAGTCTCTTGGcatcagcagctccagctcatTGGGATGCAGACAGTCCCTTCATCCCCTTCCCGGACATGCAGAGATCTGCAGAAGGGCAGGgaagcaaaacagagcagaaaaagctCTGGAGGgattttgcagagctgctccagctctgacaGCAGGAATCTGTGAAAATCAGTGACATCCCAGCTCCCAGTCTGCCTTTAGCCCACAAGTTGAACAAAGCTGATATTCCATCTGGCACAGACTGTCCTGCTTTGTGTCATCTCAGCCACATACTCTCACGGTGCTCTGCACATCTCTCCTGCTCTCATAACTCTCTTGCAGCCAGCTCATCTTGGAATTTCTCCCCCATTTAAGCCTGTTTGTTCCTAACGATTCAACATGCCACAAACAgcacatttcagaaatgaatttcagaCTATGGAGCcagacagcaatgaaaaaagCAGCCACCATCAGCAGTACATAAATCCTATTCATTACCTGGGCAGGATGGTGACCAATAAGCAGGGGTTAAGGAGGCTGCCACAGCACTGGTGCTTTGGGACAGGAACATTCTCTCACTGACAGGAGCTGTCAGTGGGAGATGGGCAGGAATACCCCATGCTATGGGCACAGCTTGCCCATGTCCACAGATGCAGAtctgacccccccccctcccactcTGTACAGCACAGACCCCTCCACACGGGTTTTCCTACTCTACAATTTACAACAAttaccttttgttttgttttgttgttgtttatacTCCAGGAAAAACCAGGAGAGACCAACGTGGAGAGAGCAGGGATCCCAGCTGACCTCGCTACATCCCCTGGGTCTGCATTGCATTAACCACTCACTCAATTTTAGCTCTGAGCCGCACAGCTGGTCAACACTCTTCCATTAAAAAGCTTTCTATTAAGAAATCAGCATCTCTGAGATGTCCTATTAACTTCATTTTCCCCGTCTCATCACAGCCAGCTGCCCTCAGCCTCCAAGCACAGGGATCGATGGAGGTTTCCAGCAGAAGGACAGACAGCACAGCCCTACAGGACAGAAGCAGCAAGGCAGAGCTAAGGCTGTGAATAAAGGCATAGGGGTCTGGTATCTACAACTCCTAAAGAGCTGCCTGAGCTGCTTTGTAACCATGGACAtcagcagggagagctgagcagcCTCAGCGCTTTGCTGACTGTTCCAGGTTCCCAAGAAGGGAGAGCTGGCACAAAGGGAGGCATCTCCCCCATGAAGCCCCATTCCACAGAGCCCTAGAGATGAAGCTTCATTCCCAGGGAGGCTGATCCCAATGAGCACATTCAGCACCAAGGGAGAGTCCTCCAGACCATCACTGCCAAACATCACAGCAACACAACTCAAGGGAGAGGGCTCCCCAGGCCAGAAGCTTTGTGCTGCCCATCATCCCCCCCCTCCAGCATCACCGTGGCCATGAAGCTTCAGGGCTTGGTCTCTCACACACACCAATGCTTTGGTAGCTCTCATATATAGGGAAAGGCTGGGCAGCTGGGTCTGCACTACCTCAACCCATAGCTCACAGGTCAGCCATGTCCAGTACCACTGTGAAAGCAACATATCTCCCTTTGCCTaccctttaaaaaaataaaggtttggGGCACCCAGCATTGCAGAGATCAGTGATAAGAGAGAACCCAGCAGCCGCTCACCCCCACTCGCTCCTCAAACACTCTCTGCATCATGATGTTCAACTCCTTGTTCCACCCTcattaaaagcagcacaggaaatGTATGCAGAAGAGAGCAGACaaacagcaggaggagggaggggaggcaTTATCTGGGCTGGCAAGGAACTCTGCAATGAGCAAGCAGAACAAAGCCCCAGACAAGGCAGATTTGCACAATAGGCCCTTTACTGTCCAGGAAATAGTGCTCCTGAGAAGAGCCCTTCTCAGTCTTATCCAATTAGTGCCTGGAGCACTGGAAGGGGAATGACAGTCACGTGGCGACTGGCGCTACAAATTAATAGCTCCAAACGTTAAATCACTCCAAATACAATAGAGAGGTAGGTTGGTTTTTACAACATGGGGGAAAACCCAGAGGAGGTTTGGAatatggtggtttttttctttttctcttctgtctgaAATACCAGGAGATCCCAAACTTTTCCCTCTGGGCTATGAACAAACTCatccaaacagaacaaattgCCCTTCCTGAAGCCTCCCATTTCCTTCAGCACTGATTTTCGAGTCTTTGTGTTTCCCCATTccctgaaacagaaagcaattattGCCTGCATCACCAAACTGTTCATTTAGTGGAAGAAAATACACCCATTTCTTACAAGTAGTCCCGTTATCCCCGGTGAAACATAAGCATGGAAAGGTGAAAAGAGCTTCTGAAGGATGCAACACGGTAGATTCTTTCCCCATCTTTCCCCATCAATGGAAGCATTATTGCTGAGAATCCCCAAAATACATTGTTTTGCCAGCAACCAGTGCTCAACCCACTAGAAACGATGCATCTTAAGGCACAAAGCCCAGCAGCACTCACATTCAAGAAGTCAGCCAGGCCAACAGCAGCATCCTCACACCCTCATATTAACTTGGCAGCTCTGTGTCAATTTGTGTGCTTGGCCATGGTCAGGTTTGGGATACTGGGTTTGTTTCATCACTGTGTCTGCTCCAGTGAGCAAGGGCAAGGAAATAGAAGTTCTGGGCAGGGATACTCAAAAGTTGCTGCCTCTCTGTGATCTCAGAAGAGTCATTCCCTATTGCAGCTCAATGTTGGTCTCAGCCAGTACTGAGTTCCCAGAAGATACcaatggggaaggaaaggacaaGATGTTCCAGGGGAAACTCCAGGGCTAAATCCCACTTTTTCTCAGGCCCCATCTATATTGCTGGAAGGTATCAAAGCCAAAAGGACCAGAACAGAAGCCACTGCTCTGGAAGCGTAGCACTGCACAGGCACAGCACATCCCACTTGCCCAGGATGCTGGGTTGAGTTATTTGTGTTCTTGCTGACACAACAGCCACCATCCTGAGGCTCTCCTTGCTCCTTAGAGATACCCCCTCTCCCCAGAggccaacacacacacattgtCAAAGAAACCAGGGGATGAAATGATGGCAGCTGCTCACATTCCAATTCTGCAGCCAGCAAGAGAACTCTGAGCTCCTCCTGCCACACACCTAAGGATCACACACACTCCCACCCCTGCCTGCACAGCATCTCAGGCACCCCCCAGGCAACTGTGGGACAGGAACTTTTCATTGGCAGATTTGCTGCTCACTGCATACACGCACACCCACAAGCACTGTGCTATGCTGAACAGAAACACAAGCAATCCCAGTGTGGCACTGCTATGCTGCAgacacccccccccatccatctTCAGcttccccagcagtgctgcaatcccttctcctctccagaaACCCAACCACAGTTAAGAGCTCTGCTGGGCAATTCAATGAACAGGAGAGTCACTTTGTCCTTGTGGCAAAGACCCAACCTCTGCTCAGTGAGGCTTCATTTTGCAGCatctcccccagcacagctgtgtgtgttcagTGGAGAGATGCTTTGGGAGCAGAGGGGCTCCTGGCAAGAGCAGGATTTAATCTCAGCTTCTGAATATCTGCTAATTATTTTAGTCGTCTTTgttgaaggagaaaacaaaagtttgcAATGTGTTTTCTGCGCTGGCATCAGGAGTGTTCTGAGATTTATATAGAATGGGAGCTGATTCTAtaccacacacagcactgagatcaCAAGAGGGATGCTGGCACTTGACATAGAATTGCAGCCCCAGTGGTTGCAGGAGCTTACTTTGTACTTGCAGGGTTTATGACTGCAGGAAATCAGGTGGTTCAAAccacagcaggagcaggcagagaggtcagacagtgctgcaggagcagcccaggctCTGAGCTGTGTCCTCCTGCAAAGGTCCTCCCAACTCCAGAGCCAGGAAAGTCACCCTTATCTCTTCACCACCCTGTTGCATCTTATTTACACCCATATTTCCCATCGAGGTGGAAAAGCTGCATGAATTGCACTTAGAGGTAAAAAAATGCAAGTCTGAGCTTCCCAATAAGCCCTACACCTCAGAACTTGGTTCAGCTCccagatggagcagcagctgcacccacagcagGGGGAAGATGTCCCACAGAGCAGTGGGCGCACCCTGCATGCTCCCAACACTTCATGTTCCCCAGGACACCCCACTCCCTACCCAGCAGCTTGCAAAAAGCCCCACTTATGGAGCAGACCTGCTCGCTCCGTTCCATTCTCTGGGTTAAACTTTAGGAGGCACCAGAGGGCAGCTGAAAGCTGGTGGGAACCTTCACCATGCCTAGcaagggaggggaaaaaaaaagacccaacaTATAAAACCCAAAGCATTAAACAGACACCACACCATTACCTCTAAAGCACATTGCAATTACCGGAGAATCACCAGCCCTCTCCTCTTGCAGCACTGATTTATTCTCACGAGGTtgccctccctgctcccatccctccctTGCAAGCTGCCTGCTGCCTACCTGACGATCACATACATGACGGAGCAGTTGCCCACCAGCCCCACAATGCACACAATGGAGTAGACAACCACAATGGTGATCTTGATGCTGAGCGGCAGGAAGCTGTCCCCCGTGCCGTTGTTGAACCAGTTGCTGGGGAGAAAGCTCAGGTTCAGCATGGAGGAGTCGTTCAGCAGCTTTCTCAGGTCGGGGTCTTCCAATATATGGGCAGGGAAGAGGGGGTCCATCATGAACCACCAGCCTGTGCCAACGACCTGGGGGCACCGAAAAGAGAGTTTTAAGATATGCTGGTGAAACGGGCAGTTCAGGGCACAAAGAATGCAAGGGATGCTCCCCAGGAGCACGAAAATGGGATTCAGACTCCAGAGCTCAGTGCACCCTGAGCTCAAATATCTCCACACCGTCAGCACAGCAGGAATGCAGGCTGCACAACTCCATTCCTCCCGGGCACTGGGAGACCCCCACCCATATCCCGCAGCCTGGATGAGGCTGGAAACCCTTAATGCAGCTTCGTGCTCCCCAAACACCCCCTACAGCAGCCTCCAGCCGGGGCTCCAAGCTcaccccacccctcccccccttctGTCCAAAGCCAGcttgctgcagccctgcagcatcccctgcaAAGCGGTAGGAAATGCCCGAAGTTTAAAAGATACAGAGACACGTAAACCCCTGCTGGCTGCTTACCTGCGTACGGATTTCCCTTCTTACTGCGTCCGCATTCAGGCAGCCCCGCAGGGAACAAAGCCGGGTTGGGCACGGCCGGAGGCTCCGCTGG
Proteins encoded:
- the OPRL1 gene encoding nociceptin receptor isoform X1; translation: MEAFRNTAACSHAITGEEGAASVLNIPRQALMWNWSSKGCLLGPSCSSGLPVDSVREAMFAAQGGSSLSLCLLGHTNVCCTPKTAGKLLLPSVTVTAARQPGWLCPAAVLPPSLPPSFSFSPPHPSLLLKTCVPGVQPLQRSLRPCPTRLCSLRGCLNADAVRREIRTQVVGTGWWFMMDPLFPAHILEDPDLRKLLNDSSMLNLSFLPSNWFNNGTGDSFLPLSIKITIVVVYSIVCIVGLVGNCSVMYVIVRFTKMKTATNIYIFNLALADTLCLMTLPFQGTDTFLGFWPFGNVLCKIVISIDYYNMFTSTFTLTMMSVDRYIAICHPIKALDIRTPHKAKVVNVCIWALASVFGIPAMVMGSAENENNEIDCLIKLPSPVDYWDPVFGICVFLFSFMIPVLIITICYSLMIIRLKSVRLLSGSKEKDRNLRRITRMVLVVVAVFIICWTPIQIFVLVQCLGAKAESELELAISCFCTALGYANSSLNPVLYAFLDENFKACFKKFCFPTAFRTELQMSNRMCSIAKDVAYACKNSEGTNNPA
- the OPRL1 gene encoding nociceptin receptor isoform X2; this translates as MKTATNIYIFNLALADTLCLMTLPFQGTDTFLGFWPFGNVLCKIVISIDYYNMFTSTFTLTMMSVDRYIAICHPIKALDIRTPHKAKVVNVCIWALASVFGIPAMVMGSAENENNEIDCLIKLPSPVDYWDPVFGICVFLFSFMIPVLIITICYSLMIIRLKSVRLLSGSKEKDRNLRRITRMVLVVVAVFIICWTPIQIFVLVQCLGAKAESELELAISCFCTALGYANSSLNPVLYAFLDENFKACFKKFCFPTAFRTELQMSNRMCSIAKDVAYACKNSEGTNNPA